A stretch of the Medicago truncatula cultivar Jemalong A17 chromosome 5, MtrunA17r5.0-ANR, whole genome shotgun sequence genome encodes the following:
- the LOC11416715 gene encoding U2 small nuclear ribonucleoprotein B'' 2 isoform X1, translated as MLSGDIPPNQTIYIKNLNEKIKKDELKRSLYCLFSQYGRILDIIALKTPKLRGQAWVCFSEVTAASNAVRQMQNFPFYEKPMRIQYAKTKSDCIAKEEGSFVPREKKKKQEEKAEKKKYADESKQSAVPNGGTHGASNGGSTQASFRPGSGAQEAAAPNNILFIENLPYETTGRMLEMLFEQYPGFKEVRLIEAKPGIAFVDFEDDGQSSMAMQALQGFKITPQNPMIINFAKK; from the exons AGTTAAAGAGATCTCTGTATTGCTTATTCTCTCAATATGGAAGAATTTTGGACATTATTGCTCTGAAGACACCTAAGCTTCGAGGACAGGCATGGGTTTGTTTTAGTGAAGTAACTGCTGCCAGTAATGCAGTCCGACAGATGCAAAACTTCCCATTTTATGAAAAACCTATG AGAATTCAATATGCAAAAACAAAGTCAGATTGTATTGCTAAAGAAGAGGGAAGCTTTGTTCcaagggaaaagaaaaagaaacaagaggAGAAAG CTGAGAAAAAGAAGTATGCtgatgaatcaaaacaatctgCAGTGCCTAATGGTGGAACACATGGTGCAAGTAATGGTGGCTCAACA CAGGCCTCATTCCGTCCAGGTTCTGGTGCCCAAGAGGCAGCTGCTCCCAACAATATTTTGTTCATAGAGAATTTGCCTTATGAAACTACCGGCAGGATGCTCGAAATGCTTTTCGAACAATACCCAGGTTTCAAGGAAGTACGCTTGATAGAAGCAAAGCCAGGTATCGCGTTCGTAGATTTTGAAGATGATGGGCAATCATCCATGGCAATGCAGGCTCTTCAAGGCTTCAAAATTACCCCTCAAAATCCCATGATCATAAACTTTGCTAAGAAGTAA